DNA from Micromonospora nigra:
CGCGGGCCTGTCCGCGAGGGCTTCGCCGAGGGCGTCCGCGAGACGCGCGGCGAACACGGTCTTGCCCGCGCCGCTGGGCCCGTCGACGGCCACCATCCGGGTACGCCCCAACCGTGCCGGCCCGGCCAGCACCCGCCGCGCCAGGTCGGCGTACGCCTCGAACACCGCGACCACGGCCACTGACGTTACCGTTCGGGTTGTCCCGCACCGCTTCCCCGGTGGGACCAGGTAGGGCCCGGCATGCTCGGGGCGTGTCCCATTCTGTGATGAGTCCCGGCGTCGAGGCGTTGCTGGAACAGGCCCGCGCTGGCGTGACCCGGTTGACGCCGCAGGAGACGGTGCAGGCCGCCACGCGCGGCGCTCTCGTGATCGACATCCGCACCGACACGCAACGCCAGGAACAGGGCGACCTGCCCGGCGTGATCGTGATCGACCGGACGGTGCTGGAGTGGCGGCTGGACCCGGCCAGCGACGCGCGGATCCCCGAGGCCACCGGGTATGACATCGAGGTCGTGGTGGTGTGCCGGCAGGGCTACAGCTCCAGCCTGGCCGCCGCGAGTCTGCGTGCCCTCGGCCTGCACCGGGCCACCGACACGGTGGGCGGGGTGGAGGGTTGGCGGGCGGCGGGGCTGCCCCTGTCGGACCGCCCCGCCGACGTCCGCCGCTGACGCCGGCCGCGCCTGGCGGTGACCAGCCGGCGGTGGCCCTGCGACTTCCCATGATCGCCTTCGTCTGCCGTCAACCGAACGGCCACCCGTCCATCGCCCCCGGTGAACCGATCCCCAGGTCACGGACACTGCCGCCCGACGCTGGTTGTCTCCGGTGGCTGCGGCCCAGGTCACGGACGCTGCCGCCCGACGCTGGTTGTCTCCGGTGGCTGCGGCCCAGGTCACGCTGTCGGGGCGCCGGGCGGGACGAAGGGCAGGTCGGCGGGTGGGCCGGTCTCGACCAGCCGCCACAGGGCCGCCGTGTCGAGGTGTTCCTCGACGAGGTCGCCGAGCAGGTCCAGGGTGCGTTCCCGGGCGGCGGCGAACGAGGTGGCGGGCGCGACCCGGAAGCCGGTACGCCCGGCGAGGCGGGCCGCCTCGGTGAGGAACCGGCGGCGGAACCCGTCGGATTCGAACGCACCGTGCCAGTGCGTGCCGTGCACGGAGCCGAGTACCGCACCCTCGGCGGTGCCGTCGGCGTACGTCAGCAGGGGTTCGAGGGAGGCGTCGGCGGTCGAGACGTACCCGTGGTGGATCTCGTAGCCGCCCACCGGCACTCCCCCGGCTGCCGTCCCGGCCGCCTGCCGGACGGTCTTGCGGCGGTCGAAGGTGATCTCGATGGGCAGCAGGTTGAGGCCGGGCACGCTGCCGCGTCGGCTCTCCACCTCGTCGTGGATGGCACGGGCGAGCATCTGGAAGCCGCCGCAGATGCCGAGCAGTGGCCGGCCCGCCGCCGCGTGGGCGGTGACGGCGTCGGCCAGGCCGGTTTCGCGCAACCAGGCCAGGTCGGCCACGGTCGACTTGGATCCGGGCAGCACGACCACGTCGGCGGCGGCGAGTTCGGCGGGCTCGACGGTGAGGCGTACCCGGACGCCGGGTTCGGTGGCGAGGGCCTCGACGTCGGTGGCGTTGCTGATCCGGGGCAGCCG
Protein-coding regions in this window:
- a CDS encoding rhodanese-like domain-containing protein, giving the protein MSPGVEALLEQARAGVTRLTPQETVQAATRGALVIDIRTDTQRQEQGDLPGVIVIDRTVLEWRLDPASDARIPEATGYDIEVVVVCRQGYSSSLAAASLRALGLHRATDTVGGVEGWRAAGLPLSDRPADVRR